From Ramlibacter tataouinensis, the proteins below share one genomic window:
- a CDS encoding MotA/TolQ/ExbB proton channel family protein, giving the protein MLPLAILFSAPSHAQQPAPAPAAVAQADTGAASAAAAAAQPASAAKKNGATEAVENPYGLEALWKGSDSIARFVLILLAIMSAGSWYILITKLLEQSKMNRHARTVDKAFWGHNTVTAGAAALEKNSAYRFIAEAGAAATSDHGGLKSHIPMGDWIPMSITAAVDRVHANTQGGLAFLATVGSTSPFVGLFGTVWGIYHALTAIGISGQASIDKVAGPVGEALIMTAIGLAVAIPAVLAYNWLARRNKAVMDEVREFADELNAVIVGSAGKAA; this is encoded by the coding sequence CTGCTGCCCCTTGCAATCCTCTTCAGCGCGCCTTCCCACGCGCAACAGCCGGCGCCCGCGCCCGCTGCCGTGGCGCAAGCCGACACCGGCGCGGCCTCTGCCGCCGCTGCTGCTGCCCAGCCCGCATCCGCCGCCAAGAAGAACGGCGCCACCGAAGCGGTCGAGAACCCCTACGGCCTGGAAGCCCTCTGGAAGGGTTCCGACAGCATTGCCCGCTTCGTGCTGATCCTGCTGGCGATCATGAGCGCTGGCAGCTGGTACATCCTGATCACCAAGCTGCTCGAGCAGTCCAAGATGAACCGCCATGCGCGCACGGTGGACAAGGCCTTCTGGGGCCACAACACGGTCACGGCCGGCGCTGCCGCCCTCGAGAAGAACAGCGCCTACCGCTTCATCGCCGAAGCCGGCGCCGCCGCCACCAGCGACCATGGCGGCCTGAAGAGCCACATCCCCATGGGCGACTGGATCCCCATGAGCATCACCGCGGCCGTGGACCGCGTGCACGCCAACACCCAGGGCGGCCTGGCCTTCCTGGCGACCGTCGGTTCGACCTCGCCTTTCGTCGGCCTGTTCGGCACGGTGTGGGGCATCTATCACGCGCTCACCGCCATCGGCATCTCCGGCCAGGCTTCGATCGACAAGGTCGCCGGTCCGGTGGGCGAGGCGCTGATCATGACGGCCATCGGCCTGGCGGTCGCGATCCCCGCGGTGCTGGCCTACAACTGGCTGGCCCGCCGCAACAAGGCCGTGATGGACGAAGTGCGTGAATTCGCCGACGAGCTGAACGCCGTCATCGTGGGCTCGGCCGGCAAAGCCGCCTGA
- a CDS encoding alpha/beta hydrolase — protein sequence MTRKVRLLALLGGSAVIVVLVLLFLALALSGSTVEEFSRPPGESRAPALPGSDDSRIEVTGSPVPRWEAPWLKAQRAEARRAQAQEQAAAQRAVAERAVAERAVAERAEAERAEDAERALAELTRRRSPQFKQAPVGPVHENFAVVRTLFASDRGLTSRADEKPVFGSTADRVRYGYCDISIPRDHRLGEIERPSLRKLQFWEAPDKHVSILETRLTSKHELFAEVRRLTNKGSGASFVFVHGYNVSFEDAARRTAQIAYDLGFDGAPMFYSWPSRASEAAYTIDEQSMEWAEGNLRAFLDDYLSLPDTRRVFLIAHSMGSRGLAGAVLGLLRDKPAHKEKLAQIILAAPDIDARVFKRDIAPALKMNGRQTTIYASSEDRALQLSKKVHGYPRLGDSGPGLVVLPGIETVDATGVDTSLLGHSYFAERRTVLSDIFYIVKTGKPASERFGLRQVASPTGPYWQFAQ from the coding sequence ATGACCCGAAAGGTCCGGTTGCTCGCACTGCTAGGTGGCAGCGCGGTGATTGTCGTGCTCGTCTTGCTATTTCTGGCCCTGGCGCTGTCAGGTTCCACAGTGGAGGAGTTCAGCCGTCCCCCCGGTGAGTCGCGCGCACCAGCGCTGCCTGGTTCCGATGATTCGCGCATTGAAGTCACCGGATCACCGGTGCCACGGTGGGAAGCGCCATGGCTGAAGGCGCAACGTGCCGAGGCAAGACGGGCTCAGGCGCAAGAACAAGCGGCGGCGCAGCGGGCGGTGGCAGAGCGGGCGGTGGCAGAGCGGGCGGTGGCAGAGCGGGCAGAGGCGGAGCGGGCGGAGGATGCGGAACGGGCGTTGGCGGAATTGACGCGACGGCGCTCGCCACAATTCAAGCAGGCACCGGTGGGACCGGTCCACGAGAACTTCGCGGTTGTCCGCACGCTGTTTGCCTCAGATCGAGGTCTCACTTCTCGCGCCGATGAGAAACCTGTGTTCGGCTCAACTGCCGACCGCGTTCGATACGGCTACTGCGACATCAGCATTCCGCGGGACCACCGGCTGGGCGAAATAGAGCGACCATCTCTTAGAAAGTTGCAGTTTTGGGAAGCTCCGGACAAGCATGTCTCGATTCTCGAAACTCGATTGACGTCGAAACACGAGCTGTTCGCCGAGGTCCGCAGACTGACCAACAAAGGTTCTGGCGCCTCTTTCGTGTTCGTGCACGGCTACAACGTATCGTTCGAAGATGCTGCCAGGCGCACTGCACAGATTGCATATGACCTTGGCTTCGACGGCGCTCCCATGTTCTATAGCTGGCCATCTCGGGCGTCAGAGGCCGCTTACACGATAGATGAGCAATCAATGGAGTGGGCAGAAGGGAACCTTAGAGCATTTCTGGATGACTACTTGAGCCTGCCGGATACAAGGCGCGTCTTCCTCATAGCCCACAGCATGGGCTCACGAGGGCTGGCAGGCGCGGTACTTGGGCTGCTTCGAGACAAGCCAGCGCACAAAGAAAAGCTGGCGCAGATCATCTTGGCTGCGCCTGACATAGACGCTCGTGTCTTCAAGCGTGACATCGCACCAGCGCTGAAAATGAATGGTCGACAGACAACGATCTACGCGTCCTCTGAGGACCGAGCCTTGCAGCTGTCGAAAAAGGTACACGGCTATCCCCGACTTGGCGACTCGGGGCCCGGCCTAGTTGTCTTGCCCGGGATTGAAACGGTGGACGCCACTGGGGTAGACACGTCACTGCTGGGGCACTCGTATTTCGCCGAGCGAAGGACCGTGCTGTCCGACATCTTCTACATCGTGAAGACAGGCAAGCCGGCGTCTGAACGTTTCGGGCTGCGCCAGGTGGCTAGCCCGACTGGGCCCTATTGGCAATTCGCGCAATGA
- the paaC gene encoding 1,2-phenylacetyl-CoA epoxidase subunit PaaC, whose amino-acid sequence MQANPIRVSHEPKVQYLLRIGDTALIQAQRLAEWSGHAPQVEEDIALSNMALDLVGQARAVLTQAGVLEGAGHDEDQLAFLREERDYRNVTLVELPRGDFAVTVLRNTIMASFFKLLWERLAASSDAELSAIAGKAVKEARYHQRHAADWLVRLGRGTAESKRRVAKALDDLWPYAAELFASDAVDEAAAQVGLGPRWGDLQEAWAAEMTEILGASDLPVPPATPFLSTGKSGIHSEHMGFILADLQYLQRAFPGGMW is encoded by the coding sequence ATGCAAGCCAACCCCATCCGCGTCAGCCATGAGCCGAAAGTGCAGTACCTGCTGCGCATCGGCGACACGGCCCTGATCCAGGCGCAGCGCCTCGCCGAGTGGAGCGGCCACGCGCCGCAGGTCGAGGAGGACATCGCGCTGTCCAACATGGCGCTCGACTTGGTGGGGCAGGCGCGCGCGGTGCTGACGCAGGCGGGCGTGCTCGAGGGCGCGGGCCACGACGAAGACCAGCTCGCCTTCCTGCGCGAGGAGCGCGACTACCGCAACGTGACGCTGGTCGAGCTGCCGCGCGGCGACTTCGCGGTGACCGTGCTGCGCAACACCATCATGGCGAGCTTCTTCAAGCTGCTGTGGGAGCGGCTCGCGGCGTCCAGCGACGCCGAGCTGTCCGCGATCGCCGGCAAGGCCGTCAAGGAGGCGCGCTACCACCAGCGCCATGCCGCCGACTGGCTGGTGCGCCTCGGCCGCGGGACGGCCGAATCGAAACGGCGCGTGGCCAAGGCGCTGGACGACCTCTGGCCCTATGCGGCGGAGCTGTTCGCTTCCGACGCGGTCGACGAAGCCGCCGCGCAGGTCGGGCTCGGACCGCGCTGGGGCGACCTGCAGGAAGCCTGGGCGGCCGAGATGACGGAGATCCTTGGCGCCTCCGACCTGCCCGTGCCGCCGGCGACGCCCTTCCTGTCGACCGGCAAGTCGGGCATCCACAGCGAGCACATGGGCTTCATCCTGGCCGACCTGCAGTACCTGCAGCGCGCCTTTCCGGGAGGCATGTGGTGA
- the paaD gene encoding 1,2-phenylacetyl-CoA epoxidase subunit PaaD: MVTRAERAWAVLDGVPDPEVPALSVRDLGIVRDVIDHGGELEVVLTPTYSGCPATEVIEQSVLAAIEAEGLGPARATLRRAPAWTTEWISEEGKRKLREYGIAPPGPLMPEAAVPIRMVRRTPAAIACPHCGSMHTEQLSAFGSTACKAMHRCLDCLEPFEYFKPI; this comes from the coding sequence GTGGTGACGCGTGCCGAACGGGCCTGGGCCGTGCTGGACGGCGTTCCCGATCCCGAGGTGCCGGCGCTGTCGGTGCGCGACCTCGGCATCGTGCGCGACGTCATCGACCATGGCGGCGAGCTGGAGGTCGTGCTCACGCCCACCTATTCCGGATGCCCGGCCACCGAGGTGATCGAGCAGAGCGTGCTGGCGGCGATCGAAGCCGAAGGGCTGGGCCCGGCGCGCGCGACGCTGCGGCGCGCGCCCGCCTGGACGACCGAGTGGATCAGCGAAGAGGGCAAGCGCAAGCTGCGCGAGTACGGCATCGCGCCGCCCGGCCCCCTCATGCCCGAAGCCGCGGTGCCGATCCGCATGGTGCGGCGCACGCCGGCCGCCATCGCCTGTCCGCACTGCGGCAGCATGCACACCGAGCAGTTGTCGGCCTTCGGTTCCACCGCCTGCAAGGCGATGCACCGCTGCCTCGACTGCCTGGAACCGTTCGAGTATTTCAAGCCGATCTGA
- a CDS encoding DUF4214 domain-containing protein, whose product MANPGMGTFQLTGDSIIDATTHGYYWVLGPDRTIDWAISGGLAGEIWNRPADLVQTIGGILNTISYFADVKFNYVGSFSSPSAAYLAGSEITITLSGSTSIFPSSNIWARGYFPTLNGATGYAGQPGDVFLNINSQANFLSTYAPGSAGWFVFLHELGHVLGLKHPHDDGGTGRPTLAQIGLGDFDTDWVTVMSYRDDFNWNLRAWDPITPMILDVLALQYVYGRNMSTNAGDSVLELARIGAYGTLWDSSGNDTVVVTNAPEGWTIVLPNIQLSSLVATKAGVAFPTADNYLPSPTTFYWLAGDIENANGSSYADTLIGSDLDNRLQGGAGNDYMDGGEGNDVFDWDAGSRGGADTMEGGGGDDVYVIDSIGDVIIEQANGGTDRVWSPLSYSLVGTNIEELGALSGAGNLTFRGNEFNNRIGTGAGADSIFANGGNDSLYGGLGNDTLDGGAGFDLAVFDRRLTGITRSGQFFVATSGDGVDQLINVERLQFQNANIALDLDGSAGQAYRLYQAAFNRSPDLMGLGFQMAQLDNGASLAQVAGNFIASPEFQATYGALNNTQFVTLLYQNVLHRAPDADGLNFWVAHLNGGMSRAVVLTGFSESPENKAALLPTITNGISYGIERTGTASSNNLSGTDAAEMLNGLAGNDLLTANGGDDTLLGGDGNDTLVGGTGNDTISGQLGLDIASYAAAFSSLKITHTNDGKFTVTDQVGSLGIDLLDSVERLVLSDLRVALDINGNGGMAYRLYRAAFDRTPDLPGLGFQIGALDGGLTVNQVAANFIASPEFQTKYGALTNTQYVTQLYQNVLHRAPDAGGLAFHVGNLNAGMSRADVLVGFSESPENKAAVIGVIQDGITYTV is encoded by the coding sequence ATGGCAAATCCGGGGATGGGGACTTTCCAGCTGACGGGTGACTCGATCATCGATGCGACGACGCACGGCTACTACTGGGTTCTCGGCCCGGACAGAACGATTGACTGGGCCATATCTGGTGGTCTAGCCGGCGAGATCTGGAACCGTCCAGCGGACCTTGTTCAAACCATCGGCGGAATTCTCAATACGATTTCGTATTTCGCTGACGTCAAATTCAACTACGTTGGCTCCTTCAGCTCTCCGAGTGCGGCTTACCTGGCAGGTTCAGAGATAACCATCACCCTGTCCGGATCCACATCCATCTTCCCAAGCTCGAATATCTGGGCACGCGGCTACTTTCCGACCCTGAATGGCGCAACTGGCTATGCCGGCCAACCAGGCGATGTATTCCTGAACATCAACAGCCAAGCAAACTTCCTTTCCACGTACGCCCCAGGAAGTGCTGGTTGGTTTGTGTTCTTGCATGAACTGGGACACGTCCTCGGCCTGAAGCATCCTCACGATGATGGCGGGACCGGGCGACCGACGCTGGCACAGATTGGCCTGGGAGATTTCGACACTGACTGGGTGACCGTCATGTCATACCGGGACGACTTCAACTGGAATCTGAGAGCTTGGGATCCGATCACGCCGATGATCTTGGATGTCCTGGCCCTGCAATACGTCTACGGCAGGAACATGTCCACCAATGCCGGCGATTCGGTCTTGGAGCTAGCGCGCATTGGAGCCTACGGCACTCTTTGGGACTCTAGTGGGAACGACACGGTCGTCGTCACGAATGCTCCAGAGGGTTGGACCATTGTGCTGCCGAACATCCAACTTTCGTCTTTGGTGGCAACCAAAGCTGGCGTCGCTTTCCCAACAGCGGACAACTACCTGCCATCGCCGACGACGTTTTACTGGCTAGCAGGCGACATTGAAAACGCAAATGGCTCAAGCTATGCGGACACCCTCATAGGGTCCGACCTAGACAACCGACTGCAAGGCGGCGCCGGCAACGACTACATGGATGGCGGCGAAGGCAACGACGTGTTTGACTGGGACGCGGGTTCCCGCGGCGGCGCTGACACGATGGAAGGAGGCGGCGGAGACGACGTCTACGTCATCGACTCGATAGGCGACGTCATCATCGAGCAAGCAAACGGCGGCACGGACCGAGTGTGGAGCCCGCTGAGCTATTCGCTAGTAGGGACGAACATCGAGGAATTGGGCGCGCTCAGTGGCGCCGGAAACCTGACGTTCCGCGGGAACGAGTTCAACAACCGAATTGGGACAGGCGCTGGCGCAGATTCGATTTTTGCCAACGGCGGCAACGACAGCCTTTACGGGGGGCTGGGCAATGACACTCTTGACGGAGGTGCAGGGTTCGACCTAGCAGTGTTCGATCGACGGTTGACCGGCATCACACGAAGCGGGCAGTTCTTCGTTGCCACGAGTGGCGACGGCGTAGACCAGCTGATAAATGTGGAGCGTCTGCAGTTCCAGAACGCCAACATCGCCCTCGATCTCGACGGCTCGGCCGGCCAGGCATACCGTCTCTACCAGGCGGCCTTCAATCGCTCGCCCGATCTCATGGGGCTGGGCTTCCAGATGGCGCAGCTCGACAACGGCGCATCGCTCGCTCAGGTAGCCGGCAATTTCATCGCGAGCCCTGAGTTCCAGGCTACTTACGGGGCGCTCAACAACACTCAGTTCGTCACGCTTCTGTACCAGAACGTGCTGCACCGCGCTCCGGACGCGGATGGCCTGAACTTCTGGGTAGCTCACCTGAACGGCGGGATGTCGCGAGCCGTGGTGCTGACCGGCTTCTCCGAGTCCCCGGAGAACAAGGCCGCGCTGCTGCCCACAATCACCAACGGGATCTCGTATGGGATCGAGCGCACCGGGACAGCCAGCTCCAACAACCTATCAGGCACCGACGCCGCGGAGATGCTCAATGGCTTGGCAGGCAATGATTTGCTGACGGCCAACGGCGGAGACGACACCCTCCTTGGGGGCGATGGCAATGACACCCTAGTAGGCGGCACCGGCAACGACACGATCTCTGGCCAACTCGGGCTGGACATTGCTTCGTACGCAGCCGCCTTCTCCAGCCTGAAGATCACTCACACCAACGACGGGAAGTTCACAGTCACCGACCAAGTGGGCAGCCTGGGGATCGACCTTCTCGATTCAGTCGAGCGCCTGGTTCTATCGGACTTGCGAGTCGCGCTGGACATCAATGGCAATGGGGGCATGGCCTACCGGCTGTACCGGGCAGCGTTTGACCGCACTCCCGATTTGCCGGGGTTGGGCTTTCAGATTGGTGCGCTGGACGGTGGGCTTACCGTCAACCAAGTCGCGGCCAACTTCATTGCCAGTCCCGAGTTCCAGACAAAGTACGGCGCGCTGACCAACACCCAGTACGTGACGCAGCTTTACCAAAACGTGTTGCACCGCGCCCCCGATGCCGGCGGCCTAGCGTTCCACGTTGGAAACCTCAACGCAGGCATGTCGCGGGCCGACGTTCTCGTTGGTTTCTCGGAGTCCCCCGAGAACAAGGCGGCAGTGATCGGTGTCATCCAGGACGGAATTACGTACACCGTCTGA
- the paaA gene encoding 1,2-phenylacetyl-CoA epoxidase subunit PaaA, with the protein MYTQAMDTAGKDESKPKAVRSAEEMKREDQFEARIDAGDFIEPKDWMPEHYRKTLVRQISQHAHSEIVGMLPEGNWITRAPTLKRKAILLAKVQDEAGHGLYLYSAAETLGTSRDQMLEALHAGKAKYSSIFNYPTLTWADVGVIGWLVDGAAIMNQVPICRCSYGPYARAMIRICREESFHQRQGFDSLVVMMEKGTQAQRDMVQDAVNRWWWPSIMMFGPPDDQSPNSAQSMRWGIKRVSNDELRQRFIDATAEQAQVLGVTLPDPALKWNEQRQHYDFGTIDWNEFWRVIAGHGPCNRERLAARVKAWEDGAWVREAALAYARGQETQAQAA; encoded by the coding sequence ATGTACACGCAAGCCATGGACACCGCGGGCAAGGATGAGTCCAAGCCCAAGGCCGTGCGTTCGGCCGAGGAGATGAAGCGCGAGGACCAGTTCGAAGCGCGCATCGACGCCGGCGATTTCATCGAGCCCAAGGACTGGATGCCCGAGCACTACCGCAAGACGCTGGTGCGGCAGATCAGCCAGCACGCGCATTCCGAGATCGTGGGCATGCTGCCCGAGGGCAACTGGATCACGCGGGCGCCCACGCTCAAGCGCAAGGCCATCCTGCTGGCCAAGGTCCAGGACGAGGCCGGCCACGGCCTGTACCTCTATTCCGCCGCCGAGACACTGGGCACCTCGCGCGACCAGATGCTGGAGGCGCTGCACGCCGGCAAAGCCAAGTACAGCTCGATCTTCAACTACCCGACGCTCACCTGGGCCGATGTCGGCGTGATCGGCTGGTTGGTGGACGGCGCGGCGATCATGAACCAGGTGCCGATCTGCCGCTGCTCCTACGGGCCGTATGCGCGCGCGATGATCCGCATCTGCCGCGAGGAAAGCTTCCACCAGCGCCAGGGCTTCGACAGCCTGGTGGTGATGATGGAAAAGGGCACGCAGGCGCAGCGCGACATGGTGCAGGATGCGGTCAACCGCTGGTGGTGGCCCTCGATCATGATGTTCGGCCCGCCCGACGACCAGTCGCCCAACTCCGCGCAGTCGATGCGTTGGGGCATCAAGCGCGTGTCCAACGACGAGCTGCGCCAGCGCTTCATCGACGCCACCGCCGAACAGGCCCAGGTGCTGGGCGTGACGCTGCCGGATCCCGCGCTGAAGTGGAACGAGCAGCGCCAGCACTACGACTTCGGCACCATCGACTGGAACGAGTTCTGGCGCGTGATCGCCGGCCACGGCCCCTGCAACCGCGAGCGCCTGGCCGCGCGCGTGAAGGCCTGGGAGGACGGCGCCTGGGTGCGCGAAGCCGCGCTGGCGTATGCGCGTGGTCAGGAAACGCAGGCGCAGGCCGCATGA
- the paaE gene encoding 1,2-phenylacetyl-CoA epoxidase subunit PaaE → MSSVLFHSLRVKAIQPDTAEAVVVSFEVPQELREVFGFTQGQYLTLRKEIEGQDLRRSYSICAGVDDGELRVGVRKVKGGVFSNWINEHLQPGDTVNVMAPQGRFFVPIEAESKRHHVGIAGGSGITPILSIMKTVLAREPASRFTLIYGNRSLRSTMFKEEIEDLKDRYMTRLVLHHVFSDEHTDAPINMGLMDRGKIEAFLGTVVPAAGIDHAYICGPFQMNDEAEAALLAAGVPEEGVHVERFGIAQPAAGAGQVGAVVHEAKPGDAEQARITIIRDGLKREIQFYKDQPSILDCASAAGLEVPFSCTSGVCGTCRAKVMEGDVRMERNFALDRHEVAAGFVLTCQAHPMTERVVLSFDER, encoded by the coding sequence ATGAGCAGCGTGCTGTTTCATTCCCTGCGCGTCAAGGCGATCCAGCCCGACACGGCCGAAGCGGTGGTCGTGTCCTTCGAGGTGCCCCAGGAGCTGCGCGAGGTGTTCGGCTTCACCCAGGGCCAGTACCTCACGCTGCGCAAGGAGATCGAAGGCCAGGACCTGCGCCGCTCCTATTCGATCTGTGCCGGTGTCGACGACGGCGAGCTGCGGGTGGGCGTGCGCAAGGTGAAGGGCGGCGTGTTCTCCAACTGGATCAACGAGCACCTGCAGCCCGGCGACACGGTGAACGTGATGGCGCCGCAGGGGCGCTTCTTCGTGCCGATCGAAGCCGAATCGAAGCGGCACCACGTGGGCATCGCCGGCGGCAGCGGCATCACCCCCATCCTCTCGATCATGAAGACCGTGCTGGCGCGCGAGCCGGCCAGCCGCTTCACCCTGATCTACGGCAACCGCAGCCTGCGCTCCACCATGTTCAAGGAGGAGATCGAGGACCTGAAGGACAGGTACATGACGCGGCTGGTGCTGCACCATGTGTTCTCCGATGAGCACACCGACGCGCCGATCAACATGGGCCTGATGGACCGCGGCAAGATCGAGGCCTTCCTGGGCACCGTCGTGCCGGCTGCGGGCATCGACCACGCCTACATCTGCGGCCCGTTCCAGATGAACGACGAGGCCGAGGCGGCGCTGCTGGCCGCCGGCGTGCCGGAGGAGGGGGTGCACGTGGAGCGCTTCGGCATCGCCCAGCCGGCGGCGGGGGCCGGCCAGGTGGGCGCGGTGGTGCACGAGGCCAAGCCCGGCGACGCCGAGCAGGCGCGCATCACCATCATCCGCGACGGCCTCAAGCGCGAGATCCAGTTCTACAAGGACCAGCCCAGCATCCTCGACTGCGCCTCGGCCGCCGGGCTCGAGGTGCCGTTCTCCTGCACCTCGGGCGTGTGCGGCACCTGCCGCGCCAAGGTGATGGAAGGCGACGTGCGCATGGAGCGCAACTTCGCGCTCGATCGCCACGAGGTCGCCGCCGGCTTCGTGCTCACCTGCCAGGCCCATCCGATGACCGAACGGGTGGTGCTGTCGTTCGACGAGCGATAG
- a CDS encoding ExbD/TolR family protein codes for MKLSLKTKGRRFGAGDPEVMMDINTTPLIDVMLVLLVMLIITIPIQLHAVNLEMPVGTPPASNIKPEKVQIDIDENSTVYWQGLPVSAAELEEKMNVVSTMNPQPEVHIRPNKNCQYAVFANVLSSSKRKGLGKMAVIGHEQFVQ; via the coding sequence ATGAAACTCAGTCTGAAGACCAAGGGTCGCCGCTTCGGTGCGGGCGACCCGGAAGTGATGATGGACATCAACACCACGCCGCTCATCGACGTGATGCTGGTGCTCCTGGTGATGCTGATCATCACCATCCCGATCCAGCTGCACGCGGTCAATCTCGAGATGCCGGTGGGCACCCCGCCGGCCAGCAACATCAAGCCGGAAAAGGTGCAGATCGACATCGACGAGAACAGCACGGTGTACTGGCAGGGCCTGCCGGTGTCGGCGGCTGAACTCGAAGAGAAGATGAACGTGGTCAGCACGATGAACCCGCAGCCGGAAGTGCATATCCGGCCGAACAAGAACTGCCAGTACGCGGTGTTCGCCAACGTGCTGTCGTCGTCCAAACGCAAGGGGCTCGGGAAGATGGCTGTGATCGGCCACGAGCAGTTCGTCCAATGA
- a CDS encoding ExbD/TolR family protein has translation MAMAVGPASDDDVISTINTTPLVDVMLVLLIIFLITIPVVTTSIPVTLPKERVEVRETKPENIIISVDTSGGIFWYDQKMPNTDALVAKLKTVSKMTPQPEVQIRGDLSSRYEGVGKILLACQRAGITKVAFITEPPPLGG, from the coding sequence ATGGCAATGGCTGTCGGACCGGCGTCGGACGACGACGTCATCTCCACCATCAACACCACGCCCCTCGTGGACGTGATGTTGGTGCTGCTGATCATCTTCTTGATCACGATTCCGGTGGTCACCACCTCGATTCCCGTCACGCTCCCCAAGGAGCGCGTCGAGGTGCGCGAGACCAAGCCGGAGAACATCATCATCTCGGTGGACACGAGCGGCGGCATATTCTGGTATGACCAAAAGATGCCCAATACCGACGCTCTGGTGGCCAAGCTGAAGACCGTCTCGAAGATGACGCCCCAGCCCGAGGTGCAGATCCGTGGTGACCTGAGCTCGCGCTACGAAGGCGTCGGCAAGATCCTGCTGGCCTGCCAGCGCGCCGGCATCACCAAGGTGGCCTTCATCACCGAACCGCCGCCGCTGGGTGGTTGA
- a CDS encoding DUF2279 domain-containing protein: MALRPSEPQPEPLGAVAQNVPCALPRCRWKRLAAAGVMGCGLLAAGTAAAQQDANETGKLEIYGPLAQVSAPPAGVPGALPPPPWHQDLRLRNTVIIGAGALIVAAYGMSNWWQEGFSGGFKTTNEGFFGENTPHGGMDKFGHMFANYANVRAFTQVFQAAGNSRGDAIWLSALSTAAVFTAVEVADGFSNQYRFSPQDEAMNIAGAALGVILETHPELDEKFDFRLGYSKSAESAHWKPFSDYSGQRYLLVAKADGFDALRNRPVLRYLELSLGYQARGYEHPGLEHRRDVYVGLSLNLSRVLADGFYQGKKSTTRVQRTAELAFELFQFPTAVYADFRID; this comes from the coding sequence GTGGCCCTCCGCCCTTCCGAACCCCAGCCTGAACCGCTGGGCGCTGTGGCCCAGAACGTGCCCTGCGCCTTGCCGCGCTGTCGGTGGAAGCGCCTCGCGGCCGCCGGCGTGATGGGCTGCGGGCTGCTCGCCGCCGGCACGGCCGCCGCGCAGCAGGACGCCAACGAGACCGGAAAGCTCGAAATCTACGGACCACTGGCACAGGTGTCCGCACCTCCGGCGGGCGTGCCGGGCGCGCTTCCACCGCCGCCGTGGCACCAGGACCTCAGGCTGCGCAACACCGTGATCATCGGCGCCGGCGCACTCATCGTGGCGGCCTATGGCATGAGCAACTGGTGGCAGGAAGGCTTCAGCGGCGGCTTCAAGACCACCAACGAAGGTTTCTTCGGCGAGAACACGCCCCATGGCGGCATGGACAAGTTCGGCCACATGTTCGCGAACTACGCGAACGTGCGGGCGTTCACACAGGTGTTCCAGGCGGCAGGCAACAGCCGCGGCGACGCCATCTGGCTTTCGGCCTTGAGCACCGCGGCGGTCTTCACGGCGGTGGAGGTCGCGGACGGCTTTTCGAACCAGTACCGCTTCAGTCCCCAGGACGAGGCGATGAACATCGCCGGCGCCGCCCTGGGCGTGATTTTGGAAACGCACCCGGAACTGGACGAGAAGTTCGACTTCCGCCTGGGCTACAGCAAGTCGGCCGAGTCGGCCCACTGGAAGCCTTTCAGCGACTACTCCGGCCAGCGCTACCTGCTGGTGGCCAAGGCCGACGGCTTCGACGCTCTGCGCAACCGGCCGGTGCTGCGCTACCTGGAGCTCTCGCTGGGCTACCAGGCGCGCGGCTACGAGCACCCGGGCCTGGAGCACCGGCGCGACGTCTACGTCGGCCTCAGCCTGAACCTGTCGCGCGTGCTGGCCGACGGCTTCTACCAGGGGAAGAAGAGCACCACGCGGGTTCAGCGCACGGCCGAACTGGCGTTCGAGCTGTTCCAGTTCCCGACAGCCGTGTACGCGGACTTCCGGATCGACTGA
- the paaB gene encoding 1,2-phenylacetyl-CoA epoxidase subunit PaaB, translating into MSDVQQEWPLWEVFVRSKSGLDHKHCGSLHASDAKMAVQMARDVYTRRQEGTSVWVVRSDHIVASDPGEKDMYFDPAEDKVYRHPTFYKLPQAVDHM; encoded by the coding sequence ATGAGCGACGTGCAGCAGGAATGGCCCCTCTGGGAAGTCTTCGTGCGCAGCAAGAGCGGCCTGGACCACAAGCACTGCGGCAGCCTGCATGCGAGCGACGCGAAGATGGCGGTGCAGATGGCGCGCGACGTCTACACGCGCCGGCAGGAAGGCACCAGCGTCTGGGTGGTGCGCTCCGACCATATCGTCGCCAGCGACCCGGGCGAGAAGGACATGTACTTCGACCCGGCCGAGGACAAGGTGTACCGGCATCCGACCTTCTACAAGCTGCCCCAGGCTGTTGACCACATGTGA